One genomic segment of Aliarcobacter cibarius includes these proteins:
- a CDS encoding MobC family plasmid mobilization relaxosome protein, whose amino-acid sequence MSAETENETSLGMILSLKPNDLLFNKKEAKMQNKDQKYDSRFIRKTLRFSTDEYAQIESQLTTLGVNFTNFAKNAIINHKITIPIQMDLIFELNRIGNNLNQIAKSMHTMDNKHKIPVLTQLVEIEKQLQKLQYKQEM is encoded by the coding sequence TTAGGGATGATTCTCTCCCTAAAACCCAATGACTTACTTTTTAATAAAAAGGAAGCAAAAATGCAAAACAAAGACCAAAAATATGACTCAAGATTTATCAGAAAAACTCTTCGATTTTCTACTGATGAATATGCACAAATTGAATCTCAATTAACCACCTTAGGTGTTAATTTCACCAATTTTGCAAAGAATGCAATTATCAATCATAAGATTACTATTCCAATACAAATGGATTTGATTTTTGAGCTTAATCGTATTGGTAATAACCTAAACCAAATTGCAAAATCTATGCATACTATGGATAATAAGCATAAGATACCAGTGCTTACACAGCTTGTTGAAATTGAAAAACAGTTGCAAAAATTGCAATATAAACAAGAGATGTAA
- a CDS encoding relaxase family protein, which produces MVVKFFSNKKGGSVKALDYLLNHREKDGTARVLIGDEQLTRNIINSISFKHKVCVGCLSFEEQNIDEDLKYKLMGDFEKYLLPSLESDQYNILWVEHTDKGRLELNFVIPKIELTRKIALNPFYHKQDLSRVDVWQNLTNLTHGFTDPKDPAKERTLQGASKKISLQKDYEKLDEMLHELVKNGQIQNRDQMIELLNENGIFVNRVGSDYISLKLPDSKKARRYKGGIYSEQFTSLAEFERICENTKSRIDEYNRRDTQREIRFYTNKLNEYTERKAEYIQSKYPRRVESKKQIPVDNNGSNESNNFDYNNDILFPNSKSNAKFTNLASTFRFTVCGAESKVHQSTNEGSNTKPRQINNIYKDKGVKNDSTRATTKSGITKEREAKYRAYRKAGKTRDGVYKQVTADAENLRVKLGEYCGEQQRVKQSIISKIANIGRIIAKLVNKLKIKMDSLNIGEVIKENFDLVETITKNTKRIKK; this is translated from the coding sequence ATGGTAGTTAAGTTTTTTTCAAATAAAAAAGGTGGAAGTGTAAAAGCTCTTGATTATCTTTTAAATCACAGAGAAAAAGATGGAACAGCAAGAGTTTTAATTGGTGATGAACAACTAACAAGAAATATCATAAATTCTATTTCTTTCAAGCATAAAGTGTGTGTTGGGTGTCTTAGCTTTGAAGAGCAAAATATAGATGAAGATTTAAAATACAAGCTTATGGGAGATTTTGAAAAATATCTATTACCATCTCTTGAATCAGACCAATACAATATCCTTTGGGTGGAGCATACTGATAAGGGAAGACTAGAGTTAAACTTTGTAATTCCAAAAATCGAACTAACAAGAAAAATAGCTTTAAATCCTTTTTATCATAAACAGGATTTAAGTCGTGTGGATGTTTGGCAAAATCTAACCAACCTAACTCATGGTTTTACTGACCCAAAAGACCCTGCAAAAGAAAGAACACTTCAAGGTGCAAGTAAAAAAATATCACTTCAAAAAGACTATGAAAAGCTGGATGAGATGCTTCATGAGCTTGTAAAAAATGGGCAAATACAAAATAGAGACCAAATGATTGAGCTATTAAATGAAAATGGAATTTTTGTGAATAGAGTTGGAAGTGATTACATTAGTTTGAAACTACCAGATTCAAAAAAAGCTAGAAGATATAAAGGAGGAATTTATAGTGAACAATTTACAAGCCTTGCAGAATTTGAAAGAATCTGCGAAAACACAAAATCAAGAATTGATGAATACAATAGAAGAGACACACAAAGAGAAATTAGATTCTATACAAACAAGCTTAATGAATATACTGAGAGAAAAGCTGAATATATTCAATCAAAATATCCAAGAAGAGTTGAATCGAAAAAACAAATACCAGTTGATAATAATGGGAGTAACGAATCTAATAATTTTGATTATAACAATGATATTTTATTTCCTAATTCAAAATCAAATGCAAAATTTACAAACTTGGCAAGTACCTTTAGATTTACAGTATGTGGAGCAGAATCAAAAGTACATCAAAGTACCAATGAAGGAAGTAATACAAAGCCAAGACAAATCAACAATATTTATAAAGATAAAGGAGTAAAAAATGACAGTACTAGAGCAACAACTAAATCAGGAATTACAAAAGAGCGAGAAGCTAAATATAGAGCTTATAGAAAAGCTGGAAAAACAAGAGATGGAGTTTATAAACAAGTTACAGCAGACGCAGAAAATCTACGAGTTAAACTTGGAGAATACTGTGGAGAACAACAAAGAGTTAAACAATCAATTATTTCAAAAATTGCAAACATTGGAAGAATCATTGCAAAACTTGTAAACAAACTAAAAATTAAAATGGATAGTTTGAATATTGGTGAAGTTATCAAAGAAAATTTTGATTTAGTTGAAACAATAACAAAAAATACTAAAAGGATTAAAAAATGA